The Macaca fascicularis isolate 582-1 chromosome 12, T2T-MFA8v1.1 genome has a segment encoding these proteins:
- the GCG gene encoding pro-glucagon — MKSIYFVAGLFVMLVQGSWQRSLQDTEEKSRSVSASQTDPLGDPDQMNEDKRHSQGTFTSDYSKYLDSRRAQDFVQWLMNTKRNRNNIAKRHDEFERHAEGTFTSDVSSYLEGQAAKEFIAWLVKGRGRRDFPEEVAIVEELGRRHADGSFSDEMNTVLDNLATRDFINWLIQTKITDRK; from the exons ATGAAAAGCATTTACTTTGTGGCTGGATTGTTTGTAATGCTGGTACAAGGCAGCTGGCAACGTTCCCTTCAAGACACAGAGGAGAAATCCAG ATCAGTCTCAGCTTCCCAGACAGACCCACTCGGTGATCCTGATCAGATGAATGAGGACAAGCGCCATTCACAGGGCACATTCACCAGTGACTACAGCAAGTATCTGGACTCCAGGCGTGCCCAAGATTTTGTGCAGTGGTTGATGAATACCAAGAGGAACAG GAATAACATTGCCAAACGTCACGATGAATTTGAGAGACATGCTGAAGGGACCTTTACCAGTGATGTAAGTTCTTATTTGGAAGGCCAAGCTGCCAAGGAATTCATTGCTTGGCTGGTGAAAGGCCGAGGAAGGCGAGA TTTCCCAGAAGAGGTCGCCATTGTTGAAGAACTTGGCCGCAGACATGCTGATGGTTCTTTCTCTGATGAGATGAACACGGTTCTTGATAATCTTGCCACCAGGGACTTTATAAACTGGTTGATTCAGACCAAAATCACTGACAG GAAATAA